The Rhipicephalus microplus isolate Deutch F79 chromosome 4, USDA_Rmic, whole genome shotgun sequence sequence tctcgtggttcggctccgcggttactatcTGTGTTAAGTAGACGTACGTTTTAACTTCAACTGCACTCCTACCCATCTCAAAGCATTGTTCTCTTCTGAGGTTATTGTACAGTACTTGCGTTTCCTGCAGTATAATTTTAAGACTTACGTTCCAGCTCTCCTtctctaattcagtaatcatgaactgcAATTCGTCGCCTGAGTTGCTCAGTGATGTAAGGTCATCGGTGAAGctcaggttattttttcattaactcctatccctaactcttctcattttaggcctctgaaaacctcctgtccGGGAGGGTACCCGAATCTTGGAAAATAGCTAGCATAATCTTATTCCATACGAAAGGGGACGACAAGTACTTGAAGAATACAGGTCGATCAGTTTGCTCCCCGTCGTATACCAGCTATTTACAATACTCATTGCTAAcggaattaagacaacattagaattaaatcaaGCAAATAAGCAAGCAATATTTAGAACAAgctactgaacaatcgaccacaCTCATACCATTAattaggtgatagagaaatgctcagaatacacccaaTCAATATACATATCGTTCATAGATTACAaggaaggcatttgattcagtagatatataagcagtcatgcagacactcaGGAATGAGGGTATCAACCAAACATATATGAACATCTTGGATCAAATCTACAGATTCTGTCACCATAATGCTCCACAAAGAAAACGACAGAATACCAGAATGGTGCAAGACAAGGGGATAAGACCTCCCCAATACTATTTACCGCATGCTCACAGGACATTTACCGTACCTACGCACATATCATTAGCACTTTCAGACCGATTGTTGGCCAGTAATCACCGACAGTGTTTTATTGTTAGTTAATATTGGCTGGCATTCTTTGAAACATATTAGATAGTGTCCCATCAGTATAATAGTAAATCAACATTGTTGTATAAATATATGTTTCACGTAATCTAAGAATTTCGCTGGCACAATGGTTCGTGATGAACAACTATTGtttattcttttgttttgttttgttattgtttACTATTTTCCTTGTGAGTTTCGCTACTGTTTCTGTCATTTCTCCTGTGCTTATGTGCCTGTGGATGAACTTTAGTGAGGGAGAGCTAATATGCATTTCACCAAAACAGTGCACGTCTAAAtaacattgagaaaaaaaaaaagcacaagaggGCACGTTGCACGTGCAACCTTTTCACCTTGACGTGTCCAATCTGGCGGATGAAGCGGAAGCTGAAGAAGTAGGCGAATATCTCCGACACGTGGTTGATCACGGAGGCCACACCGAAGAGCGTGGGCGTGCCGCCCAGGTCTTGCAGGTGCCAGAAGAGGAAGGTGAACACGAGACCGATGCCGAAGCCCATGAACCACGTGACTACGAGGAAGGCGCCGTACCGCACCGTCGCGAACGAACGGAGCACGGCGAACCACTCCGGCAGCTTGCGTGTGGTCTGAGCAAACACCGTGCTCTAAAGGGAGACAAATGAAGGACGCAAAAAAACCTATTGATCCCTCATTATCGGCCAATGTCCGACACTGCTGTGAATTACGCGCATGATTTAGAGCTACTGCAAGTTTTACAAAGCGACAGGGCAGTGATGCTTCATCGTTATTGcaatgtaaacatctgcaacagGTTATCCCGTTCGCGGTTATTATTTTATGCTCAGCTGTGGTGATATTGTAATGATAAATATTGAGACATACTCTTTGTCAACACATATTATTACGTCCAGGCCGGTTTGTATAAAtttaggtgcacaataaagaaccccaagtggtcaaaatttctggagccctccactagggcgtcttcataatcatattttcgttttgagacgttaaacctgaACAAATAATTAATTAAACAAGTAACTATTATTACTTCCAGCAAGCAATGTATAGATGGCTTGCAGGGACGTCACTAAAACAGTCACACTGTAGCATTAGGGGACGCGAATTCTGTGACGTCACGTTAGTGCAGGGGCGAATCCAGCCACTTAttttagaggggggggggtcacctGAAGTAACAGCAAAGCGGGGGCATGGTCATGACTTCTTTGTTTTAACTAGCAGAAAAACACCGTCATATCagaaatactgttaatgtgtgctgACAGAGGTTTCACTCATTAGTCCTAGTTGGTGATAGAATGGGAACTACAAGCCCGAAAGTGAGGTGTGGGTAGGCTGATACagatttgagggggggggggatagtgcTCCTGTTACTTGACCTTTGGTTCCGCCCCTGCGTTAGTGTTATCAATATATCGTATGTTGGCtccttcgattgattgattgatatgtggggtttaacgtcccaaaaccactatatgattatgagagacgccgtagtggaggactccggaaatttagaccacctggggttctttaacgtgcacccaaacttgagcacacgggcctacaacatttccgcctccatcggaaatgcagccgccgcagccgggattcgaacccgcgccctgcgggtcagcagccgagtaccttagccactagaccaccgcggcggggcgtgttggCTCCTTCGCTAGTCATGCACAAAGGCCCAAAAACGTTCCAATGACAATGCTATTACGAAGCTATTACGAAATTATACTACGTTGAAGTCATCTCAGCTGTCATGTTGAAGCTGTGTTGTACGTCCATGACGTCCTGTGGAAGCTATCAGTTAAAGAAAGATTTTAAGAAAATAATACAGGATGCGCCACTAAGATACCTTACAAAAATGAAAATACACAGCACGCTCTTTGCTATATAGCATgcatttaaaaagcaattatgagttttttttttttcatatgcataGTCCCCATTCCGGATCAACATCTATGCATGGTGCGAAGTATTGCCAACGCAAAACTGCCGTTCGACATCTGCggatactgtttttttttgtcggtaTATACTTTTTTTATACTTATTATCAATCCTTTTAAACACACACAAATCGGAACAGAGAGAAAATGTACGAAAGGAAACAGCTGTTCATTTTAGTGACTGAATATTCTGCACAAGTCCCATATTACGAATGAGAATGATTGATAAACGCACAGGTAGATCAATCGCCGCCTCAATTCGCCAATCGCTTGGCCACAGGCTCCCGTTAATACAACCTCCCACCGCTACCGCGACTATACTACTCCGGAATGAACACGTGCAAGCGGCGGCGACTGACCTTGGTCTCCGGTTTCTCTTCCTGCTTGGGCGGCTGTCTCGCCTGTGGTATGCCCGGCGCAATGTCCTCGATGGTAATGGGCTTGCTCGCGTCACTGTTCATCACCACCTGCTTCATGACGATGTTGTCGTCCGGCCCGGGCAAGTCGGGCTCGTAGTCGAACTTGAGCTGCGTGGCCGATATGAAGGCGCAGCCCATGAGCACCGAGAAGGTGGCGAAGCAGATGGTGTAGTTGCGCTCCTTCTCGTACGGACCGCACGGGTGGTTCGGAAAAGAGGTAGAATGGTCGAGCGCAATGCCCACGAAGAACATGGCTACGCCCCAGCCGAGCGATCCGAACATGCGTTGGCGACCGTAGTTGTCGGTGTTTTCTCCGAGGTGTGAGAGGGTCGCGGCATCGGCCAGCGTAATGGCCGGGGCGCTGAAGTACTCGCCAAGCACGATGAGCAGCAGCAGGAGGAAGAAGACCTCCTGCACGTCTTCGTACTTGTACACGATCGAGCTGAAGGGAGGCGAGATGTAGGACGTGTGCCGCTCCTGGTTGTAGTTGAGTGTGTACTCGACAGTGTTGGGTGACTTGCCGACGACGTAGTTGGGAGGAAGCTGCTTGGCCTTGCTTCGCCCTCTCTCCACCTGAGGCAGCGAGGGTGCCTCGGTGCTCTGTACCCTCTTGTCCCGTGGCTCCGGAAAGGAATCGAGATGCTGCGGCAGTAGTTCTTCTTCAGCCGCGACGTCCATCCAGAGGTTCTCCTGAACCGCAGACACGCTCCGGCGGTAGCGGTCGTTGCCGCCTGTGTCGGGGGAGTACAGGACGTGATGAGTGTCGTTGTAGTCGATACACGAAGCGGCAGGAGGCTGCACGAACGCCAGCGAAAGCGTGAACACGATCCAGCAGGCGAGCGAGCCGAGAAGAATCGCTTTGCCCTTCTTGAAGCGGTCTGCCACGCCACCCCACATAGGGGCGCTGATGAATTCGACCAAGGGCCGAATGCCGATGAGCAAACCACTCTGCGTGGCGTTCATGCCCATTTGCTTGAAGTAGACGGCTAGCAGCGGAAAAAGGGAGCCGAACgcggagaagaaaaagaagtagaaCGTCTTGGAGACGAGGAGGTCCTGGTTTATGCTCGTCAAAAAACCCTCGACGAAGTTCTGCGGTGGGTGGAACGGCGGCGGTGGTTGTTCTGACGGTGGCTGTTGCCTTTGGTAACTTTGGGGATTCGACACAGTTCTTTCAGAATTCCCGGGCGCCCCCGACAATGGTCCTCTGTTGGCACCTCCGCCATTTTCATCGTCGAAGCTTTTCATCCTAACCATTGGGGCACACACTGTTAAAACGTCACTTGCAGCCGAGTTACTATCACTTGAAGAGTTCTGTAACGCGTTAGTGATAGAAACGTATCAATGTAGTTGCACTGTGACCACGGAAGACAGTTGACATTTTGGTCGAACGTCGAGCTACCTAGGAAAGAAAAGGTACGAAAAATCATCATTACTACGGTAAGTCAAACTCCTGTCGTAAAACATCAGCAGCTCACTCAGCAACCAGCATCTATAAACGTTTTGCATGTAGTGTGTCGTGTGGTGTACCGCTCGAGGATCCACTCAGTCCAGCTCATATGAAGACCTTTTTACTCCACACGAGTATGATAAGCTGGCTGCTGCACTTGATTATTTATAACGGCGAATGGAAATGACTCTCGAGTGAATGGTTCAGCGCAGATCACCCTGAGGATGCACAATTCCTGCGAATGTTAGAAGTTGATAACGTTGCGGGTTGGCACGAAAAAATTTAGTCCCGAACTTCGAATCAAGCTAACACATGTCATGAAGTAGGGGGTCGTACGATACTGTTGGTGTTTCAATACTGTGAAAATTGGGGAAAAAGTTACGTGTACTAACTCAAAAAGTTTATTGATGCGACAGAGTGGAGCAAGGCTTTTTGGAAACATCGTCACCTACTGCAGCGACAATCTACGTGAACCATCATGAGAAAAGGTGCTTAGCGCTGTGAACGAGAAACAGTGGATATGGATTTGCATGTAAAGTTAGAGCTCTTTTTGAACACGATTGCGCTATACATGACCTGTAGCGTTGCACAAAAGCTAACGTACAAATGTCAGTGTAGAAGGATGAATAACTTTAAAGGAAGGGGTACGATGAAGGACAAACAGCTAACAAAGCGAGATGGCAAACACAGGGCTCTGACTTCCTCGATGACGAGGCCCTTCGGTCTAGTTGATTAAGTGCGACACCTCCTGCTATGTGTTTCTCGTCCATGCCTGCTAGCGCTGCCGAACCTTTTGACTTCTTTTCCTAACTAGCGCACACTTTGGCTACTACGATGCTACGAAAGCATCTTGAGAGTCAGGTTGCCACGGCCGTTCTCGCATAGCGTTCAAACCACACGACCTCGAAGGGTTCTCTCTCGCGCCTCTTCTGATGCTCAAAAATGTGTTTTCCGGACCCAGATTAGATGCAGCATCGCGCGAACAGGCGTGCTCACACAGCGTCATTGGCTGTTCGGAGAAGGCGGGGGGGGGACGGCAATGGCGCTCGCCTGAGCACTGGCGAGGGAAGGGAAGACAGGCGCCCTCGCAAAGAGCTCACGATCGAACCTCGGGTTGTCAATTATTTATTGAGAAACGACAGTATGCCAGACGGAGTGGCCACCACCAGCCGATCGGACTTTGTTCTGTCACTTCCAACCGGCACACGCCGTGAAATGAGTGTCGAGCCCGCTAAAGAGGAGATCGAGATGCAGTGACTTGCagaaaaaatgacaaaaagaGGAGGAGGGAAAAATAAGAGCTCAGCAATGGCGCGCTCGAGGCCTGTTATTTAATAAAGACATGTGGCTGCAGTTTCAGGTCTTTTAAAACAGCTCTGACGCGTGTACGCTCTACGGTAGCTAAAAACAACAACCAAGAAATCGCTGATACCAATGCGTGGTTCTCTTGTTCTGGGCAACATATATTGGTCCACGATGTGTTGATTAGCCGCTAATTACAACGGTAGCCACCCTATCTACTACCTCTGGTTCTACCCAAACGTTGTTATTGACTTGTTCTACCTAAAttacaaaaattacaaaaaaattcatGTACTCTCCCGTTTCCGAACGCTGCGGTGTTTGCTCAATAAAGAAGAGTTACAGTGAAAAGGAAGAACTAACTCATCACTCATTACGCCACGCCCGGCCGATGATTTTCAAGCAAATTGCTCACATTGGTCGTCGTAGCTGAACTTCATACCGGGATTCTCTCCCTCTcgcacttttctttttcgtttcttgaaaaatcttttttttcaattcaaggTCATGTGCCCGCCACACGGTCTGTGCTGTTGCGTGTTCCCGCAATGCCTCAAGCTGAAGTTGCACGATAATTAACATTTTCTTGTTGCTAGAGCTCGGATAAAATATGTTACTACAAATCTCCTACACTATGAGCGTTAAACTACATCGGTGATAATTTCAAGGATATCAACTACCGACAAGGCATCCCCGAAACCTGAAAGCTCTCTGAAGTGGGACGAAGTAATCGTTTGGCTCAAGATGATAACGTGTTTTCGTCATCGCTCTAGGACATCAATACTTTATTTCGTACACTTTGGGAGCGTAGTGCTCGCGGCAATTGGAGAGCAAGCGGGAAACGTAGTGGAGAGGGGGACAGAAAGAGAGCGGGAGGGATAGGTAGCCGTACTTGCGCCCTTTCGAGAAAAGCCCATTACGGGCCGGAGGAACGGTGAAGCGAAACCTTACCAGCGTAGCGGGCGGCAGGCCCGTCCGTGCCACGACTCGCCGCAATATCCTGCCGATCTCGAAAGAAGACGTACCGCGGGGGAGACGGGTCGAGACCAGCAGTAGCAGCAAGCACCGGGGCTGCCTTGAGAGGAAACGGCGGCGCCTGGGCGCTCGGACCGCAAACCCTGGGAGCGAGAATCGCCGTGTGCGCATGCGCCGGCTCTACTTTTTCCGCGGTGGGGCATCGCGTTCGACTGCGTGGCGCGGTCGAAGACGAGCGCCCGTGCGAGCACCGCACCGCACGATAGGCCGATTTTTACCTTGATTCGTGCGAGTCGGGACGGCTGTCAGTTGCGGGGTTTGGCATTTGCGAAACGGGTGCGGCGTCAGGTATCGCGAGGTAAACCACTGGTGATGCAAATAATGATACTAGTAATTCGCGACGGGTTAGGTCCCCAAACCACGGCATGATTATGAAATATGCCGTGGCCAAGGGCTCCGAAAATGTTTACCACATaggttcttgaacgtgcg is a genomic window containing:
- the jef gene encoding major facilitator superfamily domain-containing protein 6 jef — its product is MVRMKSFDDENGGGANRGPLSGAPGNSERTVSNPQSYQRQQPPSEQPPPPFHPPQNFVEGFLTSINQDLLVSKTFYFFFFSAFGSLFPLLAVYFKQMGMNATQSGLLIGIRPLVEFISAPMWGGVADRFKKGKAILLGSLACWIVFTLSLAFVQPPAASCIDYNDTHHVLYSPDTGGNDRYRRSVSAVQENLWMDVAAEEELLPQHLDSFPEPRDKRVQSTEAPSLPQVERGRSKAKQLPPNYVVGKSPNTVEYTLNYNQERHTSYISPPFSSIVYKYEDVQEVFFLLLLLIVLGEYFSAPAITLADAATLSHLGENTDNYGRQRMFGSLGWGVAMFFVGIALDHSTSFPNHPCGPYEKERNYTICFATFSVLMGCAFISATQLKFDYEPDLPGPDDNIVMKQVVMNSDASKPITIEDIAPGIPQARQPPKQEEKPETKSTVFAQTTRKLPEWFAVLRSFATVRYGAFLVVTWFMGFGIGLVFTFLFWHLQDLGGTPTLFGVASVINHVSEIFAYFFSFRFIRQIGHVKVLCVGLVGNVCRFLYISWLKNPWWVLPFEFIQGVTHAAVWAACCSYITQSTPANLRSSAQGVLQGLHHGLGRGCGAVIGGIFVNYFGTQITFRGYGFACLLVLVGFVFVNYYRKDKGFVAFREDEDEPHLVVEETSHLAPHGVPANPMARSLSKQNLGDGQQQGGGQQQPQQPDASVTQGPGGFLGVPGGGGGNQGSRNSSKPDQWGYKTNTLNQAHSPEELSRSYGRASLAAAFNPKGIMAQAVSPDSTYQFDHIRKDFEAYKDVTALRDFDLDSIKDTNPFKSSLLKTSSFAPQPSRRHAADAYAW